In Dryobates pubescens isolate bDryPub1 chromosome 19, bDryPub1.pri, whole genome shotgun sequence, the following are encoded in one genomic region:
- the SALL1 gene encoding sal-like protein 1 isoform X2, which produces MRAGAAGLRRDRPAAGQKRFGPAGDTEKGQANRTTKNKDAHVCGRCCAEFFELSDLLQHKKNCTKNQLVLIVNENPASPSETFPPSSPSDNPDEQMNDTVNNTDQVDCSDLSEHNKLDREESMDVEASSINNSSSSSKSVNNSITSSNSSTMGTSAVTTSLPHIGDLTTLGNFSVINSNVIIENLQSTKVAVAQFSQEARCNGASNSKLAVPALMEQLLALQQQQIHQLQLIEQIRHQILLLASQNADMPTSSSPSQGTLRTSANPLSTLSSHLSQQLAAAAGLAQSLASQSASISGVKQLPPIQLPQSNPGNTLIPSSSGSSPNINILAAAVTTPSSEKVASSIGGSQLSNPPVSASSSPAFAISSLLSPASNPLLPQPTPSNSVFSSPLPNIGTPAEDLNSLTALAQQRKSKPPNVTAFEAKSNSDEAFFKHKCRFCAKVFGSDSALQIHLRSHTGERPFKCNICGNRFSTKGNLKVHFQRHKEKYPHIQMNPYPVPEHLDNIPTSTGIPYGMSIPPEKPVTSWLDSKPVLSTLTTSVGLPLPPTIPSLTPFIKTEEPQPIPISHPSASPPNSVKSDSGTADPTSKITNGLSDEVEAGGLPTSNGKMEENPQNTSAITNMSSSVSSPAADSGSGSVATFTNPLMPLMSEQFKAKFPFGGLLDSTSASETSKLQQLVENIDKKATDPNECIICHRVLSCQSALKMHYRTHTGERPFKCKICGRAFTTKGNLKTHYSVHRAMPPLRVQHSCPICQKKFTNAVVLQQHIRMHMGGQIPNTPVTENYPESMESDTGSFDDKNFDDIDNFSDENMEDCPDSSVPDTPKSADASQDSLSSSPLPLEMSSIAALENQMKMINAGLAEQLQASLKSVENGSVEGDVLTNDSSSVGGDMESQSAGSPAVSESTSSMQALSPSNSTTDYHKSPSNEEKPVRALPSEFANGLSPTPANSGALDLTSSNTDKMIKEESLSMLFPFRDRGKFKNTACDICGKTFACQSALDIHYRSHTKERPFICTVCNRGFSTKGNLKQHMLTHQMRDLPSQLFEPNSSIGPNQNSSVMPANSLSSLIKTEVNGFVHSSPQDSKESPSGLVASGPLSSSATSPVLLPALPRRTPKQHYCNTCGKTFSSSSALQIHERTHTGEKPFACTICGRAFTTKGNLKVHMGTHMWNSTPARRGRRLSVDGPMTFLGGNPVKFPEMFQKDLAARSGNGDPSSFWNQYAAALSNGLAMKTNEISVIQNGGIPLAPGGLGNGGSSPISGLTGSLEKLQNSEPNAPLAGLEKMASNENGTNFRFTRFVEDNKEIATN; this is translated from the exons GAGACACAGAAAAGGGTCAAGCAAATCGAACCACTAAGAACAAGGACGCCCATGTCTGTGGCAGGTGCTGTGCTGAGTTCTTTGAATTATCAGATCTCCTGCAACACAAGAAGAATTGTACTAAAAATCAATTAGTTCTAATTGTGAATGAAAATCCAGCTTCTCCTTCTGAAACCTTCCCTCCTAGTTCCCCTTCTGATAATCCTGATGAACAGATGAATGACACAGTTAATAACACAGATCAAGTAGACTGCAGTGACCTTTCAGAGCATAACAAACTTGACAGGGAAGAATCCATGGATGTGGAGGCTTCCAGCATTAACAATAGCAGTAGCAGTTCCAAGAGTGTCAACAATAGTATTACAAGCAGTAACAGCTCCACAATGGGTACCTCAGCTGTAACAACCTCTCTACCTCACATAGGGGATCTGACAACATTAGGCAACTTTTCAGTGATAAATAGTAATGTAATAATTGAAAACCTTCAGAGTACTAAAGTGGCAGTAGCACAGTTCTCACAGGAAGCAAGATGTAACGGTGCATCGAACAGTAAGCTTGCTGTACCTGCCCTGATGGAGCAACTGTTGgcattacagcagcagcagatccatCAGTTGCAACTGATTGAACAAATTCGTCACCAAATATTATTGTTGGCTTCCCAAAATGCAGACATGCCAACATCTTCTAGTCCTTCTCAAGGTACTTTAAGAACATCTGCCAACCCCTTGTCCACATTAAGTTCCCATTTatcccagcagctggctgcagcagctggattaGCACAAAGCCTTGCTAGTCAATCtgccagcatcagtggtgtGAAACAGCTACCCCCTATACAGCTACCTCAGAGCAACCCTGGCAACACTCTAATTCCATCCAGTAGTGGCTCTTCTCCAAATATTAACatactggcagcagcagttacAACACCATCCTCAGAAAAAGTGGCTTCAAGTATTGGTGGCTCACAGCTCAGCAACCCACCAGTATCAGCATCATCTTCACCAGCTTTTGCAATAAGCAGTTTATTAAGTCCTGCATCTAATCCACTTCTACCTCAGCCCACCCCTAGTAACTCTGTTttctccagccccttgcccaATATTGGAACACCTGCAGAGGATTTAAACTCCTTGACTGCCTTggcacagcaaagaaaaagcaagccACCAAATGTAACTGCTTTTGAAGCTAAAAGTAATTCAGACGAGGCATTCTTTAAGCATAAATGCAGGTTCTGTGCTAAAGTGTTTGGGAGTGACAGTGCCTTGCAGATTCATTTGCGTTCTCACACTGGCGAGAGGCCATTTAAATGCAACATATGTGGAAACAGGTTCTCCACAAAGGGAAACTTAAAGGTCCATTTTCAGCGTCACAAAGAAAAATACCCTCATATTCAAATGAATCCATACCCGGTGCCAGAGCATTTGGACAATATTCCTACGAGCACGGGTATTCCTTACGGGATGTCTATACCACCAGAGAAACCTGTCACAAGCTGGCTGGACAGCAAGCCAGTCCTTTCCACCCTGACAACTTCTGTTGGCCTGCCACTCCCACCAACGATTCCAAGCTTGACCCCATTCATCAAAACAGAGGAGCCTCAGCCGATTCCCATTAGCCATCCTTCTGCTAGCCCTCCCAACTCTGTCAAGAGTGACTCGGGAACAGCTGATCCCACATCAAAAATTACCAATGGACTTTCTGATGAGGTAGAGGCTGGTGGTTTGCCTACCTCAAATGGTAAAATGGAAGAAAACCCTCAAAACACAAGCGCCATCACTAacatgagcagctctgtgagctcaCCAGCAGCAGACTCGGGCTCTGGCAGTGTGGCCACTTTTACAAATCCACTGATGCCTCTAATGTCAGAGCAATTTAAGGCAAAGTTTCCATTTGGAGGACTACTGGATTCAACATCAGCATCTGAAACATCAAAGTTGCAGCAACTGGTAGAAAACATTGACAAAAAGGCAACTGATCCTAATGAGTGCATCATTTGCCACCGAGTCCTCAGTTGCCAGAGTGCACTGAAAATGCATTACCGCACACATACTGGTGAGAGGCCGTTTAAATGTAAGATTTGTGGTCGTGCTTTTACTACTAAAGGCAATTTAAAGACTCATTACAGTGTCCACCGTGCCATGCCCCCTCTGAGGGTACAACATTCGTGTCCGATCTGCCAGAAAAAATTCACCAACGctgttgtgctgcagcagcacatccgAATGCACATGGGAGGGCAGATCCCCAACACTCCAGTGACAGAAAACTATCCTGAGTCAATGGAATCAGATACAGGATCTTTTGATGATAAGAATTTTGATGATATAGACAACTTCTCAGATGAGAACATGGAAGACTGTCCTGACAGCAGCGTGCCAGATACACCTAAATCTGCAGATGCATCGCAAGACAGCTtgtcttcttcccctctgcctctggaAATGTCAAGTATTGCTGCTCTGGAAAATCAGATGAAGATGATCAATGCGGGACTGGCTGAACAACTTCAAGCCAGCTTAAAGTCAGTTGAAAATGGGTCAGTGGAAGGGGACGTTTTGACTAACGATTCGTCATCTGTTGGCGGTGATATGGAAAGCCAAAGTGCTGGAAGCCCTGCTGTCTCAGAGTCTACCTCTTCCATGCAGGCCTTGTCCCCATCCAACAGCACTACCGATTACCACAAGTCACCAAGTAATGAGGAGAAGCCAGTGAGAGCTTTACCAAGTGAATTTGCCAATGGTCTGTCTCCAACCCCAGCTAACAGTGGTGCTTTGGACTTGACATCTAGTAACACTGATAAAATGATTAAAGAAGAGTCTCTGAGTATGCTCTTTCCTTTTAGAGATCGAGGTAAATTTAAAAACACCGCATGTGACATTTGTGGCAAAACGTTTGCATGTCAGAGTGCCTTGGACATTCATTACAGAAGTCATACCAAAGAGAGACCATTTATTTGCACAGTTTGCAATCGTGGCTTTTCCACAAAGGGTAATTTGAAGCAGCATATGTTGACACATCAAATGCGAGATCTACCATCACAGCTCTTTGAGCCTAATTCCAGTATAGGCCCTAATCAGAACTCTTCGGTTATGCCTGCTAATTCACTGTCATCGCTCATAAAGACTGAGGTTAATGGCTTTGTGCACAGCTCTCCTCAGGATAGCAAAGAATCACCCTCTGGTCTAGTTGCTTCGGGGCCGCTGTCCTCCTCTGCCACgtcccctgtcctgctccctgctctccccagaagAACCCCCAAACAGCACTACTGCAACACGTgtgggaaaacattttcttcctccagtgctctgcagatCCATGAAAGGACACACACTGGTGAGAAACCTTTTGCCTGCACTATATGTGGAAGAGCATTCACAACAAAAGGCAATCTGAAG GTTCACATGGGCACCCACATGTGGAACAGTACTCCTGCAAGACGAGGCAGACGACTTTCTGTAGATGGTCCCATGACATTTCTAGGAGGCAATCCTGTAAAGTTCCCAGAAATGTTTCAGAAGGATTTGGCTGCACGGTCAGGGAATGGAGACCCCTCCAGCTTCTGGAACCAGTACGCAGCAGCACTCTCCAATGGCTTGGCCATGAAGACCAACGAGATCTCTGTCATCCAGAATGGTGGCATCCCTCTGGCACCAGGGGGCCTGGGAAACGGTGGCAGCTCTCCCATCAGTGGCTTGACAGGAAGCCTGGAGAAGCTCCAGAATTCAGAACCCAATGCACCTCTAGCTGGTCTGGAGAAAATGGCAAGCAATGAAAATGGGACAAACTTCCGTTTTACGCGCTTCGTGGAAGACAACAAAGAAATTGCAACAAATTAG
- the SALL1 gene encoding sal-like protein 1 isoform X1 — MSRRKQAKPQHFQSDPDLALLSQRNGDTEKGQANRTTKNKDAHVCGRCCAEFFELSDLLQHKKNCTKNQLVLIVNENPASPSETFPPSSPSDNPDEQMNDTVNNTDQVDCSDLSEHNKLDREESMDVEASSINNSSSSSKSVNNSITSSNSSTMGTSAVTTSLPHIGDLTTLGNFSVINSNVIIENLQSTKVAVAQFSQEARCNGASNSKLAVPALMEQLLALQQQQIHQLQLIEQIRHQILLLASQNADMPTSSSPSQGTLRTSANPLSTLSSHLSQQLAAAAGLAQSLASQSASISGVKQLPPIQLPQSNPGNTLIPSSSGSSPNINILAAAVTTPSSEKVASSIGGSQLSNPPVSASSSPAFAISSLLSPASNPLLPQPTPSNSVFSSPLPNIGTPAEDLNSLTALAQQRKSKPPNVTAFEAKSNSDEAFFKHKCRFCAKVFGSDSALQIHLRSHTGERPFKCNICGNRFSTKGNLKVHFQRHKEKYPHIQMNPYPVPEHLDNIPTSTGIPYGMSIPPEKPVTSWLDSKPVLSTLTTSVGLPLPPTIPSLTPFIKTEEPQPIPISHPSASPPNSVKSDSGTADPTSKITNGLSDEVEAGGLPTSNGKMEENPQNTSAITNMSSSVSSPAADSGSGSVATFTNPLMPLMSEQFKAKFPFGGLLDSTSASETSKLQQLVENIDKKATDPNECIICHRVLSCQSALKMHYRTHTGERPFKCKICGRAFTTKGNLKTHYSVHRAMPPLRVQHSCPICQKKFTNAVVLQQHIRMHMGGQIPNTPVTENYPESMESDTGSFDDKNFDDIDNFSDENMEDCPDSSVPDTPKSADASQDSLSSSPLPLEMSSIAALENQMKMINAGLAEQLQASLKSVENGSVEGDVLTNDSSSVGGDMESQSAGSPAVSESTSSMQALSPSNSTTDYHKSPSNEEKPVRALPSEFANGLSPTPANSGALDLTSSNTDKMIKEESLSMLFPFRDRGKFKNTACDICGKTFACQSALDIHYRSHTKERPFICTVCNRGFSTKGNLKQHMLTHQMRDLPSQLFEPNSSIGPNQNSSVMPANSLSSLIKTEVNGFVHSSPQDSKESPSGLVASGPLSSSATSPVLLPALPRRTPKQHYCNTCGKTFSSSSALQIHERTHTGEKPFACTICGRAFTTKGNLKVHMGTHMWNSTPARRGRRLSVDGPMTFLGGNPVKFPEMFQKDLAARSGNGDPSSFWNQYAAALSNGLAMKTNEISVIQNGGIPLAPGGLGNGGSSPISGLTGSLEKLQNSEPNAPLAGLEKMASNENGTNFRFTRFVEDNKEIATN, encoded by the exons GAGACACAGAAAAGGGTCAAGCAAATCGAACCACTAAGAACAAGGACGCCCATGTCTGTGGCAGGTGCTGTGCTGAGTTCTTTGAATTATCAGATCTCCTGCAACACAAGAAGAATTGTACTAAAAATCAATTAGTTCTAATTGTGAATGAAAATCCAGCTTCTCCTTCTGAAACCTTCCCTCCTAGTTCCCCTTCTGATAATCCTGATGAACAGATGAATGACACAGTTAATAACACAGATCAAGTAGACTGCAGTGACCTTTCAGAGCATAACAAACTTGACAGGGAAGAATCCATGGATGTGGAGGCTTCCAGCATTAACAATAGCAGTAGCAGTTCCAAGAGTGTCAACAATAGTATTACAAGCAGTAACAGCTCCACAATGGGTACCTCAGCTGTAACAACCTCTCTACCTCACATAGGGGATCTGACAACATTAGGCAACTTTTCAGTGATAAATAGTAATGTAATAATTGAAAACCTTCAGAGTACTAAAGTGGCAGTAGCACAGTTCTCACAGGAAGCAAGATGTAACGGTGCATCGAACAGTAAGCTTGCTGTACCTGCCCTGATGGAGCAACTGTTGgcattacagcagcagcagatccatCAGTTGCAACTGATTGAACAAATTCGTCACCAAATATTATTGTTGGCTTCCCAAAATGCAGACATGCCAACATCTTCTAGTCCTTCTCAAGGTACTTTAAGAACATCTGCCAACCCCTTGTCCACATTAAGTTCCCATTTatcccagcagctggctgcagcagctggattaGCACAAAGCCTTGCTAGTCAATCtgccagcatcagtggtgtGAAACAGCTACCCCCTATACAGCTACCTCAGAGCAACCCTGGCAACACTCTAATTCCATCCAGTAGTGGCTCTTCTCCAAATATTAACatactggcagcagcagttacAACACCATCCTCAGAAAAAGTGGCTTCAAGTATTGGTGGCTCACAGCTCAGCAACCCACCAGTATCAGCATCATCTTCACCAGCTTTTGCAATAAGCAGTTTATTAAGTCCTGCATCTAATCCACTTCTACCTCAGCCCACCCCTAGTAACTCTGTTttctccagccccttgcccaATATTGGAACACCTGCAGAGGATTTAAACTCCTTGACTGCCTTggcacagcaaagaaaaagcaagccACCAAATGTAACTGCTTTTGAAGCTAAAAGTAATTCAGACGAGGCATTCTTTAAGCATAAATGCAGGTTCTGTGCTAAAGTGTTTGGGAGTGACAGTGCCTTGCAGATTCATTTGCGTTCTCACACTGGCGAGAGGCCATTTAAATGCAACATATGTGGAAACAGGTTCTCCACAAAGGGAAACTTAAAGGTCCATTTTCAGCGTCACAAAGAAAAATACCCTCATATTCAAATGAATCCATACCCGGTGCCAGAGCATTTGGACAATATTCCTACGAGCACGGGTATTCCTTACGGGATGTCTATACCACCAGAGAAACCTGTCACAAGCTGGCTGGACAGCAAGCCAGTCCTTTCCACCCTGACAACTTCTGTTGGCCTGCCACTCCCACCAACGATTCCAAGCTTGACCCCATTCATCAAAACAGAGGAGCCTCAGCCGATTCCCATTAGCCATCCTTCTGCTAGCCCTCCCAACTCTGTCAAGAGTGACTCGGGAACAGCTGATCCCACATCAAAAATTACCAATGGACTTTCTGATGAGGTAGAGGCTGGTGGTTTGCCTACCTCAAATGGTAAAATGGAAGAAAACCCTCAAAACACAAGCGCCATCACTAacatgagcagctctgtgagctcaCCAGCAGCAGACTCGGGCTCTGGCAGTGTGGCCACTTTTACAAATCCACTGATGCCTCTAATGTCAGAGCAATTTAAGGCAAAGTTTCCATTTGGAGGACTACTGGATTCAACATCAGCATCTGAAACATCAAAGTTGCAGCAACTGGTAGAAAACATTGACAAAAAGGCAACTGATCCTAATGAGTGCATCATTTGCCACCGAGTCCTCAGTTGCCAGAGTGCACTGAAAATGCATTACCGCACACATACTGGTGAGAGGCCGTTTAAATGTAAGATTTGTGGTCGTGCTTTTACTACTAAAGGCAATTTAAAGACTCATTACAGTGTCCACCGTGCCATGCCCCCTCTGAGGGTACAACATTCGTGTCCGATCTGCCAGAAAAAATTCACCAACGctgttgtgctgcagcagcacatccgAATGCACATGGGAGGGCAGATCCCCAACACTCCAGTGACAGAAAACTATCCTGAGTCAATGGAATCAGATACAGGATCTTTTGATGATAAGAATTTTGATGATATAGACAACTTCTCAGATGAGAACATGGAAGACTGTCCTGACAGCAGCGTGCCAGATACACCTAAATCTGCAGATGCATCGCAAGACAGCTtgtcttcttcccctctgcctctggaAATGTCAAGTATTGCTGCTCTGGAAAATCAGATGAAGATGATCAATGCGGGACTGGCTGAACAACTTCAAGCCAGCTTAAAGTCAGTTGAAAATGGGTCAGTGGAAGGGGACGTTTTGACTAACGATTCGTCATCTGTTGGCGGTGATATGGAAAGCCAAAGTGCTGGAAGCCCTGCTGTCTCAGAGTCTACCTCTTCCATGCAGGCCTTGTCCCCATCCAACAGCACTACCGATTACCACAAGTCACCAAGTAATGAGGAGAAGCCAGTGAGAGCTTTACCAAGTGAATTTGCCAATGGTCTGTCTCCAACCCCAGCTAACAGTGGTGCTTTGGACTTGACATCTAGTAACACTGATAAAATGATTAAAGAAGAGTCTCTGAGTATGCTCTTTCCTTTTAGAGATCGAGGTAAATTTAAAAACACCGCATGTGACATTTGTGGCAAAACGTTTGCATGTCAGAGTGCCTTGGACATTCATTACAGAAGTCATACCAAAGAGAGACCATTTATTTGCACAGTTTGCAATCGTGGCTTTTCCACAAAGGGTAATTTGAAGCAGCATATGTTGACACATCAAATGCGAGATCTACCATCACAGCTCTTTGAGCCTAATTCCAGTATAGGCCCTAATCAGAACTCTTCGGTTATGCCTGCTAATTCACTGTCATCGCTCATAAAGACTGAGGTTAATGGCTTTGTGCACAGCTCTCCTCAGGATAGCAAAGAATCACCCTCTGGTCTAGTTGCTTCGGGGCCGCTGTCCTCCTCTGCCACgtcccctgtcctgctccctgctctccccagaagAACCCCCAAACAGCACTACTGCAACACGTgtgggaaaacattttcttcctccagtgctctgcagatCCATGAAAGGACACACACTGGTGAGAAACCTTTTGCCTGCACTATATGTGGAAGAGCATTCACAACAAAAGGCAATCTGAAG GTTCACATGGGCACCCACATGTGGAACAGTACTCCTGCAAGACGAGGCAGACGACTTTCTGTAGATGGTCCCATGACATTTCTAGGAGGCAATCCTGTAAAGTTCCCAGAAATGTTTCAGAAGGATTTGGCTGCACGGTCAGGGAATGGAGACCCCTCCAGCTTCTGGAACCAGTACGCAGCAGCACTCTCCAATGGCTTGGCCATGAAGACCAACGAGATCTCTGTCATCCAGAATGGTGGCATCCCTCTGGCACCAGGGGGCCTGGGAAACGGTGGCAGCTCTCCCATCAGTGGCTTGACAGGAAGCCTGGAGAAGCTCCAGAATTCAGAACCCAATGCACCTCTAGCTGGTCTGGAGAAAATGGCAAGCAATGAAAATGGGACAAACTTCCGTTTTACGCGCTTCGTGGAAGACAACAAAGAAATTGCAACAAATTAG